TTGCTGGGCTTATGTTGTAGGAAACTCAACACCTGAATTAGACCATTTAATGGAAGTAACCAGAAAAGCGTTGTACTTAGGGATCGAACAAGCACAAGTCGGTAATCGCATTGGTGATATTGGTCATGCGATCCAAACCTATGTTGAAAGTGAAAATTTATCTGTTGTAAGAGATTTTGTAGGACATGGCATTGGTCCGACGATTCATGAGAGTCCAGTTGTTCCTCACTATGGTGAAGCAGGTAAAGGGTTGCGCTTAAAAGAAGGAATGGTTATTACCATTGAGCCGATGGTCAATACTGGAACTTGGCGTATGAAAATGGATCCAAATGGCTGGACAGCGTATACTTTAGACGGGGGACTCAGTTGTCAATTTGAACATACGTTGGCAATTACGAAAGAGGGTCCGAAAATTTTGACTTCTCAAGGAGAAGAGTTGACATACTAATGAACTTAAATTAGAGGAGAATTTTATGAAACTAGTGAACAAAGTAAAGAGTAACAAGAACCTGATGCGTTTCATAGAAACGACACAAAATCGAATGGTCGATTCGGAAATAGGTAATACATCTGTTGTGGTGGCTTACTATTTACTTTTGTCCTTGTTTCCTCTATTGATTGCGGTAGGAAATCTCCTACCGTATTTACATATTGATCCAAATGATGTTCTGCCTTATATCGCAGAAGCGATCCCAGAGGCTATTTTCAATGATTTAAAGCCAGCGATTCAGTCATTACTAACACAACGATCTGGCAGTTTGCTTTCTATTTCTGCTTTAGCAGCTTTGTGGAGTGCCAGTCAAAGTATTAATGCTTTACAAACTGCAATGAACAAGGCTTTTGGTGTTGAGCAGCGAAAAAACTTTATTATTGTCCGTTTAATGTCGTTGTTTGTTATTCTCTTATTTTTGACAGCAATTGTAGG
The DNA window shown above is from Enterococcus sp. 12C11_DIV0727 and carries:
- the map gene encoding type I methionyl aminopeptidase; protein product: MITLKSPREIEMMDESGELLADVHRHLRTFIKPGVTSWDIEVFVRDFIESHGGIAAQIGFEDYKYATCCSINDEICHGFPRKKPLKDGDLIKVDMCIDLKGAVSDSCWAYVVGNSTPELDHLMEVTRKALYLGIEQAQVGNRIGDIGHAIQTYVESENLSVVRDFVGHGIGPTIHESPVVPHYGEAGKGLRLKEGMVITIEPMVNTGTWRMKMDPNGWTAYTLDGGLSCQFEHTLAITKEGPKILTSQGEELTY